A region of the Desulfobacter postgatei 2ac9 genome:
ATGAAATTAAAGAGGTATATCCGGTTGTTGCCAAAGCACGACCAGTGATCCCAAAAAGGACCAAAGATACAAAGAAGAGGGTTCGCTTAAGAAAAGACATAGCGTATCACCTCACTATTAATTAATATGGAAACCGAAAATTGAATAGTTTCCTGATTATCAAGACCAGTCTTTAACCAACTTAAAGAGGACCTTGATACACTTCCTTTGTTATACTTCAAACCGCCGATCAAGGTGGTTTCACCAGCCCGAAAAACAATCTGATTATCAATTTTACGAATAGATGTCCGCGGCTGCCTAACAAGATGAGGTTCCGTTCCAACCTCAAGAAATTCAATCAAACTTTGAATACTTCCAGAAAATTGGGTTGAAATAATGTTCCCGGAAACAGACGGTTTAAGAGTTAAAATAAGACCGGAAGAAACAGTCCCGAATTCATAACCCTGGGCCACGGTATCAGAAGAATCATGCATAGAAGAAACGGTAATTTCCTTAACATAAGGAATTTTTTCAGAGACATCGAGTTCAGCGGTAGAACCGTTCATGACAGAAATCCGGGCAGATTGAAGGACAGAAAAATCTTTCAATTCGTCCAAGGATTCAACAACGGATTGAAGTGATAGGTGGCCACCGCCAAGATTCAGGGAAAAGCCGTCATCTGAACCAGTCGCAGAAAATTCAAAAGGATTATCATATAAATCAGACAAACTAACAGCCAACTGGGACCAATCAATACCATGCTTAAGTAGGTGGACAAATATAATTCCTGTATAATCTTGCTTTGCAACAAATCATTGTTTTTTTAAATTTGCATAGCAAGGATATCAGATGAGACGTACGGGTAAAAAATTTATTTCTCCAATTGAGCCGTTGGCATTAAAATGGCTGTCACTTATTGAATTTTCGGATGAAGAGTCAAACCGTACTAAACTCAGGGCTCAAGCAATCCGATTGAGCAACTCTGGGTATAGTATCAGTCAGATTTCACAAATATGTTTGACCACTCAGGAAACAGTTTCGAAGTGGATTGATGGATGGGAAAAATATCAATTTGACTCTTTAATTGATAAACCACGTTCTGGAAGAACGCCGCTGATCCATAGTGAGATGCATGATGAAGTTATTGATATTGTGAAGAAAATCCAAGACAACTTAAAAGTGCCATTACTGAAATACAGGAAAATTTGGTAAAAAGTCAGCGTAAAAACCCTGAAACGGATTATAAAAAAAACTGCGTTGGTGTCGAGGACGGAAATCTCTCAAAAGCAAACGCAATGAGAACGAGTTCAGGGAAGCGCAAAAGGAAATTGAAATCTTGAAAGATGAAGATCAGGCAAATATCATTGACTTGTATTATTTTGATGAATCTGGCTTTACCGGCGTGCCTGAGATTCCATATGCCTGGCAAGATGAGGATGAGCAGCTTTTGCTTCCGAGTGGAAAAACCTCAAGAATCAATGTGTTGGGATTCTTGAATAAGCAAAATGATTTCTTTCCTTGCGTTTTTGACTGCTCAGTTACTTCAGATATTGTAACCGCCTGCTTTGATGCGTTTTCACGTTACATAACAAAAAGAACCATTGTTGTTCTGGATAATGCTCCAATACATCACAGCGCCATTTTTAAATCTCAAATTGGGACATGGGAAGAAAGAGGCCTTTTTCTATACTTTATCCCCAAATATTCACCGGAGTTGAATCTGATTGAAATTTTATGGAAACATATCAAGTACTTTTGGC
Encoded here:
- a CDS encoding helix-turn-helix domain-containing protein, with product MRRTGKKFISPIEPLALKWLSLIEFSDEESNRTKLRAQAIRLSNSGYSISQISQICLTTQETVSKWIDGWEKYQFDSLIDKPRSGRTPLIHSEMHDEVIDIVKKIQDNLKVPLLKYRKIW
- a CDS encoding IS630 family transposase encodes the protein MRWCRGRKSLKSKRNENEFREAQKEIEILKDEDQANIIDLYYFDESGFTGVPEIPYAWQDEDEQLLLPSGKTSRINVLGFLNKQNDFFPCVFDCSVTSDIVTACFDAFSRYITKRTIVVLDNAPIHHSAIFKSQIGTWEERGLFLYFIPKYSPELNLIEILWKHIKYFWLSTSAYKGFEFLKTELNNILASVGKEFTISFS